Within the Gloeobacter kilaueensis JS1 genome, the region AAGACGACCAGGCCATGCTCTGGGAAACCCGCTTTGTTCGCAAACAGCAGCGCTTCTTTGAGGCTTGTGATTTCCTGCTGGGCGTAGTTGGTCTGCGTCGTCAAAGACTCGCCCACGATCTCGATGCTGTTCTCGGCGTCCAATAGCAGCACCATCTCGAGATTGGCCGCGAGAAACGGGCACTCCGGATGGGGGCCAAAGCTCCCCTCGCTCGCCACCGCCAGCGTTGCGCCCGTGACTGTCAGGGCTTTTTGCGCTTTGAGGCGGGCGGTCTCCCGCTGCGAGCCGGGGCGGTTGACTTCGCGGGTGAACGTTCCCAGCCAATCGGTGTCGAAGTCCGGAGGCACGACGACGTCGATGCCCAGCTCTTGCTTGAGGATTGGCTGGATGACCTGCTCCTTGCGATGCATCGTGGCGAGCACCGCCAGCCTGTCTTTGAAGAGGTTCTGATCGTGGCCCATCGCTGCGCGCCGCAAGTCGTCCAGAACCCAGTTTATGTCACAAGATTGCATCGGCCATGCGCGTTAACTGCGCTCTTGAAAGCGATCTGCCAGGTGGCCTGAACGTGTTGATCGCCTCGATCAGTTGCTGCTCGTGAAATACAGGCACAGCGGTGCTGTAGGCCAGAACATCGACGCCAGCGCCTTCGATCGCAAAGCGGGCCCGGTCGGGAAAGAGCACAATGCCCTTGATAAAAACCTCGAAGCCCTGTTTGGCAAAAAAGTTCTTGAGGGCCAGCACCTGAGCGTCGCACTGCTGGAGTGGATTGTTGCCACGGCTGGATTTGATCGGATCGCCGGTGCTGGTGCGCCAGACATTGTTGAGATTGCCCTCGATCGTACCGGTGTAGCTTTTGCCCTCGATCACAAAGACGCCCCGGTCGCACAGCAGCACATTGTCCAGGCGCAGGATGTCGTTCTTGTAAGGAACGCTCACGCCGGTCAGTAGAATGCCCTCGACGGTGAGCTGGCTCACGAGCAACCTGCCAACCTGGGCATCGTAGGGATCGGGATTGCTCACCCGGTGCTCAAGGCGGACCTGTTCGCGGTTACGGTTGTCAGGCCGCCAGGCCGGATTTTTAATCGCGACGGTTTTCCACTGCCAGCGATATGCCTCTTGAAACCATTCAAACGGACCTCCCAGAAGACAGACCGCCAGCACTAGCCCCACCACAGTCAGGTAGAGGTAGGCGACGGGCAGCGGCGGGACGGCGGTTTTCAAAAACAAACGAATCCCCCCAGCGGTGGCAGCGATCAAGGCTGCTCCACCCAGATTTAAGAGATACAACCGCAAAAAGAGCTTCGAGGGCTGCAGCAGCGTCGCCCCTACACCGAGGAGAAATACCCCCCCTGCCAGCGGAGCAAGCGGCAACCTGAAGCCGGAGGGAAAGGTATAAAAACCATTCAAATTCAGCAGCAAAGCGCTGATGCGCGTACCGCCCTGCCAGGCCAGTGCCCCCCACTCCTTGAGGTAGACCGCCTGAAACCACCCGGCAATCCAGAGCAACAATCCGCCGTACAGCGACAGGATGGCTGCCAGAAAGACCAGTGCCATCGAAAAGCGGGCCAGAGCAACCAGCGACTGCCCCAGAACGTCGCGCAATCGCCCAACGAAGCGCCTCAGCATCGCTCCTACCTTGCGTGCGTGCGATCCAGCAGCATCTGCACTGCTCGTCTTGAACTCTGCCTCACTTTAGACGATGGTGCGGTCGAACGGCAAAATGTGCCTGCATACCGCGACATGATCTCAATATTTGATTGGGCGCGGGGAGACACAGGGATTGGAGAGGCGCGCCACAGGCCATCCCCCGCGAAAAATATCCGTATCGGAGAACACGTAGGTGGCCCGGCGGCCCCCCAGGCATTGCCAGGATCTTTGAGTGAGGTAGCGCACCCGGTCCACCTGCCAGCCTGCTGCCACCGCAACGACATCGAGCACCGCCTCCAGGGAGGTGCGGTTGTGTAGCCGCAGCTGCAGATGCACTTCTCGCCTTCCAGCCGCCGCTGGGCGGATGATCCGTCCTGGCTCGATGCGCTCGAAGTTGCCCTGGTAAAGAAGAATTTCTGAACGGTTGCCGATATTGTCGCGCAGCCTCGCGGTGCTCACGGCCTCGTCCAGATGGCCTTCGCGGTTGATGGTTCGATAAAATGTCTCGATCGTCCTGTCGATAGCCTGAGCGGTGCTCAGGCGATTGGCCGGGGGCCGGGCGGGCCGCCTGGAGGATAGAGCCTGCTGCTGCAAGGCTGGCAGGCTTTGGGAAAGGGGCTGCTGCGGCCACCAGGCTACCGTCACCACCACTACCAGCGCTACTGCCGTCACAAGCCAGTTCAATGTGTCGGCGGTCGGCAGCGCGAGCTGCCAGTGCGTCCTGCGCGCGTACCAGGGCAGTGGGCGCGTTGCTGGGACAGACATTTCCGGAGCGTTTGGGGGCAGTACTGAGCTGCGCTCGGACGTATTGCTGCTGCTGGTTTTGCTGATGACCGTCTTTTGTCTGGCTGCCGGTGTCGGGCCAGGTACGAGTTCTTTGGCAGGGGTGGGCGTCGAGGATGCGGGGACAGTTGGAGTGGCTGCCGGTGCAGGGGCCGCCTCGATCGTCGGAGCCGGTGCCTGGGGGAGCCGCGCTTGCAGACGGGTATAGCCTTTGATTCTGCCGCACCAGATCTGGCCTGTGCGGTCTTCGAGCAGACACTGCACGCCCTCTGCCAGTTCCGGCTCCTCCAGCTTCTGCCAGCTCGCGCCCTTGGAGCGATATAAACCGGCCTCGGTTCCGCAAAGCACGTCACCCGCCCGGTCAGCCA harbors:
- a CDS encoding nuclease-related domain-containing protein: MLRRFVGRLRDVLGQSLVALARFSMALVFLAAILSLYGGLLLWIAGWFQAVYLKEWGALAWQGGTRISALLLNLNGFYTFPSGFRLPLAPLAGGVFLLGVGATLLQPSKLFLRLYLLNLGGAALIAATAGGIRLFLKTAVPPLPVAYLYLTVVGLVLAVCLLGGPFEWFQEAYRWQWKTVAIKNPAWRPDNRNREQVRLEHRVSNPDPYDAQVGRLLVSQLTVEGILLTGVSVPYKNDILRLDNVLLCDRGVFVIEGKSYTGTIEGNLNNVWRTSTGDPIKSSRGNNPLQQCDAQVLALKNFFAKQGFEVFIKGIVLFPDRARFAIEGAGVDVLAYSTAVPVFHEQQLIEAINTFRPPGRSLSRAQLTRMADAIL
- a CDS encoding DUF6671 family protein → MGHDQNLFKDRLAVLATMHRKEQVIQPILKQELGIDVVVPPDFDTDWLGTFTREVNRPGSQRETARLKAQKALTVTGATLAVASEGSFGPHPECPFLAANLEMVLLLDAENSIEIVGESLTTQTNYAQQEITSLKEALLFANKAGFPEHGLVVFGESECVKGIVETEHLLTVLQQKLQRRIKVRLETDMRALYNPTRMANIAQATHDLIAKVRSCCPRCGLPGFRVVRRRQGLPCEWCLTPTGLLLTDIYGCKGCGFEQEEHFPGGQEFAQPMHCPVCNP